One Nicotiana tomentosiformis chromosome 4, ASM39032v3, whole genome shotgun sequence genomic window carries:
- the LOC104115834 gene encoding serine/threonine-protein kinase Aurora-3-like, with protein sequence MASKPQILPPKPPKQPPKTPHKQWSLDNFEIGKPLGKGKFGRVYLAREVKSGFIVALKVVFKEQIEKYRLHHQLKREMEIQTSLRHPNVLRLYGWFHDEERIFLILEYAHGGELYRELRKTGRLPEKQAATHIASLTQALAYCHEKHVIHRDIKPENLLLDHEGRLKIADLGWSVQSRSKRHTMCGTLDYLAPEMVENKAHDYAVDNWTLGVLCYEFLYGGPPFEAERQTDTFRRIMKVDLSFPPTPEVSADAKNLIS encoded by the exons ATGGCCTCCAAACCTCAAATTCTGCCTCCAAAACCCCCAAAACAACCACCAAAAACTCCACATAAACAATGGTCGCTCGACAATTTTGAAATCGGAAAACCGCTCGGCAAAGGCAAATTTGGTCGTGTTTACCTTGCTCGTGAAGTTAAG AGTGGGTTTATAGTGGCATTAAAGGTGGTATTCAAGGAGCAAATAGAGAAATATAGGCTCCACCACCAACTGAAGAGGGAAATGGAGATTCAAACGAGTCTTCGCCACCCGAATGTACTGAGGCTCTATGGCTGGTTCCATGATGAGGAGCGAATTTTCTTGATTTTGGAGTACGCTCATGGCGGTGAGCTCTACAGGGAGCTTAGGAAGACTGGTCGCCTACCTGAGAAACAAGCCGCCACG CATATTGCTAGTCTTACACAAGCACTGGCGTATTGTCACGAGAAGCATGTCATTCACAGGGATATAAAGCCAGAAAACCTGTTACTTGATCATGAG GGCCGCTTGAAGATTGCAGACTTGGGGTGGTCTGTACAATCTAGAAGCAAGAGACATACAATGTGCGGAACTCTAGATTATCTAGCACCAGAAATGGTGGAGAACAAAGCTCATGATTATGCAGTTGACAATTGGACTTTGGGGGTTCTTTGCTATGAGTTTTTATATGGTGGGCCTCCATTTGAGGCCGAGAGACAGACCGACACATTCAGAAG AATTATGAAGGTAGACCTCAGCTTCCCCCCAACACCTGAAGTGTCTGCCGATGCTAAGAATCTCATTAGCTAG